A genomic window from Gossypium hirsutum isolate 1008001.06 chromosome D10, Gossypium_hirsutum_v2.1, whole genome shotgun sequence includes:
- the LOC107931362 gene encoding uncharacterized protein isoform X1, with the protein MWSRAGSRRCNIHRRLFSGAARRIEDEGDWLYSPEWWGSESESEFNGNTVFRSVSDKGNGVISVHAYPSSRPNKVHWPETEKWLQQRYGEIYPGYEHSGSFKILGYQWRVLRFNDNTRQSTVKIMAAYRDTEPGSIFIMQQAQCLAIPYVKSMVSLGLSTIASSKYDLMAAVHGKKRMHILCIGHGGGSLPLFLASKIQGAEIHVVEIDPIVISASVQAMGFPGFSVMTPSGERALLEPDTINEVMWKGIHERLYLYETDAEKYVVENNNLYDIIFVDAYDGDDIFPNKLWDPHSPFLNSLSDRLHPEHGTVVVNLHADSDISNPSETVSYFYQRLLPMGKYVSRVCKAYKDVLIRNKVTRGGKFGCGLGFAISVPWVCNTSLVVSRGFGLTSGFVNRDMVMNTLVSSSVKVDHMLNLPFSCLEYINIKRDCTLI; encoded by the exons ATGTGGAGCAGAGCAGGGTCGAGGAGATGCAACATACACCGGCGGTTGTTCAGCGGCGCAGCTCGCCGAATAGAGGACGAAGGTGACTGGCTTTACTCACCCGAGTGGTGGGGATCCGAATCCGAATCCGAGTTCAATGGAAACACCGTGTTCCGCTCCGTCTCTGATAAAGGAAACGGCGTTATCTCCGTCCACGCTTACCCTTCTTCTAGACCC AACAAAGTTCATTGGCCAGAAACAGAGAAATGGCTTCAGCAAAGGTATGGAGAGATATATCCAGGCTATGAACACAGTGGAAGTTTTAAGATACTTGGGTATCAATGGCGTGTCCTTCGCTTTAACGATAATACTCGCCAAAGTACAGTTAAAATAATGGCTGCTTATCGGGATACTGAGCCTGGCTCTATATTTATCATGCAGCAGGCTCAATGCCTGGCTATTCCAT ATGTTAAGAGTATGGTGTCACTAGGACTATCTACTATTGCATCTTCTAAATACGATTTAATGGCAGCAGTACATGGGAAGAAAAGGATGCATATATTATGCATTGGTCATGGTGGTGGGAGCTTGCCATTGTTTCTGGCTAGTAAAATTCAAG GTGCTGAGATCCATGTCGTCGAAATTGACCCTATTGTCATCTCAGCATCAGTGCAAGCAATGGGCTTTCCAGGTTTCTCAGTCATGACCCCATCAGGTGAACGTGCTTTGCTAGAACCTGATACTATTAATGAAGTAATGTGGAAGGGCATCCACGAGAGGCTATACCTCTATGAAACGGATGCCGAGAAGTATGTTGTAGAGAACAACAATCTGTATGATATCATCTTCGTTGATGCTTATGACGGTGATGACATCTTCCCTAACAAGCTATGGGATCCACATTCCCCATTTCTCAACTCTCTCAGCGACCGACTCCATCCCGAACATGGCACTGTAGTGGTGAATCTCCATGCAGACTCCGATATCTCAAACCCCAGTGAGACCGTTTCGTACTTCTACCAGCGACTTCTGCCAATGGGAAAGTACGTCTCTAGAGTTTGCAAAGCGTATAAAGATGTCCTCATCAGAAACAAAGTAACAAGGGGAGGGAAATTCGGGTGTGGTTTAGGTTTTGCAATATCGGTACCTTGGGTGTGCAACACATCATTAGTGGTGAGCAGAGGATTTGGGTTGACTAGTGGATTTGTTAACAGGGATATGGTAATGAATACCCTCGTATCCAGTTCTGTTAAAGTAGATCATATGTTAAACTTACCCTTCTCATGCTTAGAGTATATAAATATAAAGAGAGATTGTACACTTATCTAG
- the LOC107931362 gene encoding uncharacterized protein isoform X2 encodes MWSRAGSRRCNIHRRLFSGAARRIEDEGDWLYSPEWWGSESESEFNGNTVFRSVSDKGNGVISVHAYPSSRPNKVHWPETEKWLQQRYGEIYPGYEHSGSFKILGYQWRVLRFNDNTRQSTVKIMAAYRDTEPGSIFIMQQAQCLAIPLHGKKRMHILCIGHGGGSLPLFLASKIQGAEIHVVEIDPIVISASVQAMGFPGFSVMTPSGERALLEPDTINEVMWKGIHERLYLYETDAEKYVVENNNLYDIIFVDAYDGDDIFPNKLWDPHSPFLNSLSDRLHPEHGTVVVNLHADSDISNPSETVSYFYQRLLPMGKYVSRVCKAYKDVLIRNKVTRGGKFGCGLGFAISVPWVCNTSLVVSRGFGLTSGFVNRDMVMNTLVSSSVKVDHMLNLPFSCLEYINIKRDCTLI; translated from the exons ATGTGGAGCAGAGCAGGGTCGAGGAGATGCAACATACACCGGCGGTTGTTCAGCGGCGCAGCTCGCCGAATAGAGGACGAAGGTGACTGGCTTTACTCACCCGAGTGGTGGGGATCCGAATCCGAATCCGAGTTCAATGGAAACACCGTGTTCCGCTCCGTCTCTGATAAAGGAAACGGCGTTATCTCCGTCCACGCTTACCCTTCTTCTAGACCC AACAAAGTTCATTGGCCAGAAACAGAGAAATGGCTTCAGCAAAGGTATGGAGAGATATATCCAGGCTATGAACACAGTGGAAGTTTTAAGATACTTGGGTATCAATGGCGTGTCCTTCGCTTTAACGATAATACTCGCCAAAGTACAGTTAAAATAATGGCTGCTTATCGGGATACTGAGCCTGGCTCTATATTTATCATGCAGCAGGCTCAATGCCTGGCTATTCCAT TACATGGGAAGAAAAGGATGCATATATTATGCATTGGTCATGGTGGTGGGAGCTTGCCATTGTTTCTGGCTAGTAAAATTCAAG GTGCTGAGATCCATGTCGTCGAAATTGACCCTATTGTCATCTCAGCATCAGTGCAAGCAATGGGCTTTCCAGGTTTCTCAGTCATGACCCCATCAGGTGAACGTGCTTTGCTAGAACCTGATACTATTAATGAAGTAATGTGGAAGGGCATCCACGAGAGGCTATACCTCTATGAAACGGATGCCGAGAAGTATGTTGTAGAGAACAACAATCTGTATGATATCATCTTCGTTGATGCTTATGACGGTGATGACATCTTCCCTAACAAGCTATGGGATCCACATTCCCCATTTCTCAACTCTCTCAGCGACCGACTCCATCCCGAACATGGCACTGTAGTGGTGAATCTCCATGCAGACTCCGATATCTCAAACCCCAGTGAGACCGTTTCGTACTTCTACCAGCGACTTCTGCCAATGGGAAAGTACGTCTCTAGAGTTTGCAAAGCGTATAAAGATGTCCTCATCAGAAACAAAGTAACAAGGGGAGGGAAATTCGGGTGTGGTTTAGGTTTTGCAATATCGGTACCTTGGGTGTGCAACACATCATTAGTGGTGAGCAGAGGATTTGGGTTGACTAGTGGATTTGTTAACAGGGATATGGTAATGAATACCCTCGTATCCAGTTCTGTTAAAGTAGATCATATGTTAAACTTACCCTTCTCATGCTTAGAGTATATAAATATAAAGAGAGATTGTACACTTATCTAG